A stretch of Labrus bergylta chromosome 19, fLabBer1.1, whole genome shotgun sequence DNA encodes these proteins:
- the LOC110001588 gene encoding ly-6/neurotoxin-like protein 1 — MTNFWKAVIVLCALVPAAQSLQCRQCRLGIFGSCLFGSDVTCNNATESCHRGEAQFNATGSLTLQIRGCLDSDLCGKTLTGSILGAGYTTSFQCCTTDLCNAAGSLQLPLTVALCAAMLSSLWGIWDL; from the exons ATGACTAACTTTTGGAAGGCAGTGATTGTCCTGTGTGCGCTCGTCCCTGCAG CACAGAGTCTGCAGTGTCGACAGTGCCGCCTCGGTATATTTGGGTCTTGTTTGTTTGGGAGCGACGTCACATGTAATAATGCCACTGAGAGCTGCCACCGTGGAGAAGCAC AGTTCAATGCTACAGGGTCACTCACTCTGCAAATCCGCGGCTGTCTGGACTCGGACCTGTGCGGCAAGACGCTGACCGGCAGCATCCTGGGAGCTGGTTACACCACCAGTTTCCAGTGTTGCACAACAGATCTGTGTAACGCAGCCGGTTCTCTCCAGCTCCCTCTGACCGTGGCCCTCTGTGCTGCTATGCTGTCCTCTCTGTGGGGCATATGGGATCTGTAG
- the LOC110001589 gene encoding prostate stem cell antigen-like isoform X2, translating into MTQKEATACLHCYTCVFPSISPLDCFKFPQECPAGQRCLSSTAMGRRGALQVTMYEKSCAVPSQCGVSGQKYASGLYFNYTNVCCDTDLCNAAESTAALSWGRVALCLLPALSLLLA; encoded by the exons aTGACCcagaaagaagccacag CGTGTTTGCACTGTTACACCTGTGTGttcccctccatctctcctctggACTGCTTCAAGTTCCCTCAGGAGTGTCCAGCTGGGCAGCGCTGCCTGTCCAGTACCGCCATGGGAAGACGAG GTGCCCTACAGGTGACGATGTACGAGAAGAGCTGTGCGGTCCCCTCTCAGTGCGGTGTGAGCGGGCAGAAATACGCCTCGGGCCTCTACTTCAACTACACCAACGTGTGCTGCGACACAGACCTGTGCAACGCAGCCGAGTCCACTGCTGCCCTCAGCTGGGGGCGAGTCGCTCTCTGCCTgctgcctgcactctctctcctgctggCCTGA
- the LOC110001589 gene encoding prostate stem cell antigen-like isoform X1, whose protein sequence is MSHSQVVIVLLCCLPLAACLHCYTCVFPSISPLDCFKFPQECPAGQRCLSSTAMGRRGALQVTMYEKSCAVPSQCGVSGQKYASGLYFNYTNVCCDTDLCNAAESTAALSWGRVALCLLPALSLLLA, encoded by the exons ATGTCTCATTCACAAGTAGTGATCGTGCTCCTCTGTTGTCTACCTTTGGCAG CGTGTTTGCACTGTTACACCTGTGTGttcccctccatctctcctctggACTGCTTCAAGTTCCCTCAGGAGTGTCCAGCTGGGCAGCGCTGCCTGTCCAGTACCGCCATGGGAAGACGAG GTGCCCTACAGGTGACGATGTACGAGAAGAGCTGTGCGGTCCCCTCTCAGTGCGGTGTGAGCGGGCAGAAATACGCCTCGGGCCTCTACTTCAACTACACCAACGTGTGCTGCGACACAGACCTGTGCAACGCAGCCGAGTCCACTGCTGCCCTCAGCTGGGGGCGAGTCGCTCTCTGCCTgctgcctgcactctctctcctgctggCCTGA
- the ddah2 gene encoding N(G),N(G)-dimethylarginine dimethylaminohydrolase 2 — protein sequence MANICQYGSFTHAVVRSIPETFGGKAESGDGHENGDVSVDLAKAQRQFGCLTGALRQKVGLQLIEIPPDPELPESWRIEDVAVIQGDTALITRPYKHQRRSEVEAVRRVMSELNVTVVEMGAADGDSGGATLEGSDVLFTGREFFVGLSSHTNRRGAEVLADTFKDFAVSTVPVCGGARLKNICSMGGPDTIIINNSDGAKKTLRMMEQLTDHHYEVLTVPDESAANCVYIRGPSSRDFLLHRPAEECPDSVSAFQKLQDYTLLPTACSEASKLGASLSSLCLLINRKHTYF from the exons ATGGCAAACATTTGCCAATATGGCAGCTTCACTCACGCCGTGGTGCGAAGCATCCCGGAGACCTTCGGGGGGAAAGCGGAGTCGGGAGATGGTCATGAGAACGGGGACGTGTCCGTGGACCTGGCCAAAGCGCAGCGACAGTTCGGGTGCCTGACGGGAGCTCTGAGGCAGAAAGTGGGCCTGCAGCTGATTGAGATCCCCCCCGACCCGGAGCTGCCGGAGAGCTGGAGGATAGAGGATGTGGCGGTGATCCAGGGAGACACCGCACTCATCACCAGGCCCTACAAACATCAGAGACGCAGTGAG GTGGAGGCGGTGAGGAGAGTGATGTCAGAGCTCAATGTGACTGTGGTGGAGATGGGCGCCGCTGACGGGGACTCCGGAGGGGCGACGCTGGAGGGCAGCGACGTCCTCTTCACAGGGAGGGAGTTCTTCGTCGGCCTCTCCTCCCACACCAACCGCAGAGGAGCCGAAGTGCTGGCAGACACTTTCAAG GACTTTGCCGTGTCCACTGTTCCTGTTTGTGGTGGAGCTCGACTGAAGAACATCTGCTCCATGGGGGGGCCGGATAcgatcatcatcaacaacagtGACGGGGCCAAGAAGACTCTccgg aTGATGGAACAGCTGACTGATCACCACTATGAAGTCCTCACTGTTCCTGACGAATCAGCAGCAAACTGCGTCTACATCAGAGGTCCGTCTAGTCGGGACTTCCTGCTCCACCGGCCTGCAGAGGAATGTCCTGACAGCGTCTCT GCCTTCCAGAAGCTCCAGGACTACACCCTCCTGCCTACAGCCTGCAGCGAGGCCTCCAAGCTGGGGGCGTCTTTGTCTTCGCTTTGCCTGCTCatcaacagaaaacacacatatttctaA
- the clic1 gene encoding chloride intracellular channel protein 1, translated as MSDPNQPKVELFVKAGSDGQSIGNCPFSQRLFMVLWLKGVTFDVTTVDMKRKPDILKDLAPGAQPPFLLYGSEVKTDTNKIEEFLEENLSPPRYPRLAARNPESNTAGMDVFSKFSAYVKNSNPQTHENLEKGLLKALKKLDDYLGSPLPDEIDENSADDVTSSSRPFLDGQDLTLADCNLLPKLHIMKVVCLKYRNFQIPELLSNLWRYLNAAYAREEFSSTCPVDEEIHMAYSSVAKALK; from the exons ATGAGCGACCCGAATCAGCCCAAAGTTGAACTTTTTGTGAAG gcGGGCAGCGATGGTCAGAGCATCGGCAACTGTCCGTTCTCCCAGCGTCTCTTCATGGTGCTGTGGCTGAAGGGAGTGACCTTCGACGTGACCACGGTGGATATGAAGAG GAAACCGGACATCTTGAAGGACCTGGCTCCGGGTGCCCAGCCGCCCTTCCTGTTGTACGGCAGCGAGGTGAAAACAGACACCAACAAGATTGAGGAGTTCCTGGAGGAAAACCTCAGCCCTCCAAG GTATCCCCGTTTGGCCGCTCGTAACCCAGAGTCCAACACGGCAGGCATGGACGTGTTCTCTAAATTCTCCGCTTACGTCAAGAACTCAAACCCTCAAACCCATGAAA ATCTCGAGAAAGGCCTGCTGAAggctctgaagaagctcgacGACTACCTCGGCTCCCCACTTCCTGACGAGATCGACGAGAATAGcgctgatgatgtcacttcctcGTCCCGCCCCTTCCTGGACGGCCAAGACCTCACTCTGGCTGACTGCAACTTGCTGCCTAAGCTCCACATCATGAAG GTGGTGTGTTTAAAGTACCGTAACTTCCAGATCCCTGAGCTTCTGTCGAACCTGTGGAGGTACCTGAACGCAGCGTACGCCAGGGAGGAGTTCTCCTCCACCTGCCCGGTCGACGAGGAGATCCACATGGCCTACTCCTCTGTCGCTAAAGCTCTCAAGTAG